A window of Desulfobaculum bizertense DSM 18034 genomic DNA:
CCCTTGGTGTAGCCTGCTTCGCCACACAGTCCAGCAGCACGCAGCTCCTGCGCCAGCATAAGGGCCGGAGTGGAACCCTTCTCGTCCAGCACGGCCACATAAAAATCAATGCCGTCGTTATCCAGATCCTGCAAAAGCAGAGCAAGGCGCTCCATGCCAAGGGCAAAGCCAATGGCAGGCAGGTCCGGGCCGCCAAGCTGCTTGATGAGGCCATCATAACGGCCACCACCAGCAACAGCAGTCTGAGCACCGATGTCGGAGGATGTGACCTCAAAGGTCAGACCCACGTAGTAGTCCAGTCCGCGGACCAGACGCGGATTATGGACAAACTCAACATTCATCTCTGTGAGAATGCGCTTAATTTCTTCAAAAGAATTATGGCAGTCTTCACACAGATAATCGGTGATTTTGGGGGCATCCTTGGTCAGCTCGCGGCAGCGTTCCTGCTTGCAGTCGAGCACGCGCAAAGGATTGCTGTCGACACGGCGGCGACAGTCTTCACAGAGTTCATCCTTGTTGATGGACTCAAAAAATTCTTTCAGAGCCTGACGATGCTTGGGGCGACACTCGCGGCAGCCAAGGGAGTTGATCTCAAAAGCAAGCTTTTTCAGACCAAGCTCACGCAGGAAGGAGTACAGCATCAGCAGTAGCTCTGCATCAGTCTGTGCGTCCTTGGCACCAATCACCTCAACGTCGAGCTGATGGAACTGGCGCATGCGGCCCTTCTGCGGGCGTTCGTACCGGAACATGGGGCCAAAGGTGAACAGCTTGGACACGCTTTCTGCGGCATACAGCTTGTTTTCAATGTATGCGCGCATCAGTCCGGCAGTTGCCTCTGGGCGCAGGGTCAGAGAACGACCCTTTCGGTCCGGAAAGGTGTACATTTCTTTCTGAACCACGTCAGTCTCTTCGCCAATGGAGCGGGCAAAGAGTTCTGTTTTTTCCATGATCGGAATGCGCACATTCTTAAAGCCATAGCGAGAGAAAACCTCGCGGGCAGTGCGTTCCATGAAGTTAAACTTGTTGCTCTCGGGTGGGAAAAGATCCGCAACACCCTTTATTTTCTGAATTTTGCTCATTGTATACTGGTCACTACGTTCAGGATTTCTACGACGTCCACGCATCCCCCAAGAAGTGCGCGGGCCAAGCCGAATGGAGTTAGTCCATACGGCGTCAAATGTCAAAAGTCACGGCTTGTCAAGAATGCTTGTACAGCCTCTTTTTGACCTTTCGCAATGTGCACTGCGTCTCTTTTGTAAAAAAAACGTCCACAACTTTTGCCCCAAGGTCTTTTTTCCATTCATCGCACAAAACAGTCCATGCAGGAGAAACACAAACAGGCATCATGCAGAGCACACTGCGCGACCCGGTTTTTCTGTCCTCTGCTTTGTACGCATCTGCGGCAGCATTTCTGCTCAAAAAACAGTCAGAAACGCGCAGCTCAGTGCCGCGCGCATCTTTTGAATTCTCGTTATGAAGGAGAAGCAGGACGGATATGGTCCCAAAGACTCCCGGTCCTGCGGTGGCTACACACTGCCTCCGCACGGACTCGTCGAAAACGACATAAGCGGTGTGACGAGCTTGTCGTCCAAAAAATCAACCCGAATGGCGCAATACGCTCCAAGTGGAAATGGATACACCCGCCGGTTCACCCGACCAAGAGGCCGGTCCCGACGCCATGTGCATGCTGGCCCCGGAAGTACCGAAGCCTTGCGAGAAATCTTGCGGTTTGCCAGCTTTTCCACCATTCGCGTCATTTCCAGCGGGTTATGCCACTGAATATCAGACAGGTATTCAGCTTCAGCCCCCCGGCAGCGGCGCAGGGTCTGGGTCAGGCTCCACTTGTTCCAGAAACCAATAATCACACCCAGCTTTGCCACCCGAAGCGCTTCCTTGATGACCGCCTCCGGATTCTCGCACAAATCAAGAACCTGAAGCACCGTCGTATATTCATATTCACCATCAGCAAAACCCAGATGTTCCGGGCTTCCGACGTTACAATCCGCGCGCTCACCTATGCAGGTGCGGGCACGCGCCAGCAGTTCGGGTTCCGCATCAACTCCATCAACGTCAAAGCCGCTCTCCCAAAAGGCCTCTAAAAAATGTCCATTGCGGCAGCCTATATCAAGAAGCCGCCCCTCTCGACGGGACCAAATCATGCTCAGACGGCCAACAAGCCTTCGCTGCTGTGAAAAAGCAAAAGCCCCTGGCTGTCCACTGAACCACCGTTCCAACCGTTCCATCTGTACTCTGCTCAATCGTGCGGACATATGAAATCTCCTCGGCCAAAATCAGAATTCGTTCAAGCGAGCGTTCCAGAGATTCTCCCACTCGCCGGAGCACAGGAGAAAGCATCCCCAAACTGCGTGCCAGTGCCAATTTTCCTACGTGCTTCTTTCGGATATAGCACACTCGTCCACGATGAGGCCACGCCTTTCAATCCGCGATTCCAGCAAAAATCCCCCTGCACCAAGGCACAGGGGGATACAGGTTCACGTTACTTGTCTTCGTAGACAGCGCCCGACGCAGCAGAAGAGACCTGCCGCGAATATCGGCGAAGCACCGGCGAATCAGAGCGCTTCTCAAAAGGCTTCAGCTCTGCACGTCGCCGCGAAAGCTCATCTTCATCGACCAAAAGCTCCAGCTCACGCGCCGGAATGTCCAGGCGGATTTTGTCACCATCGCGCACAAGCGCAATCGGGCCACCATCTGCCGCCTCCGGCGAGACATGACCAATTGCTGCGCCACGCGTTCCGCCAGAGAATCTGCCGTCTGTAATCAGTGCGACATCAGCACCAAGGCCCATGCCAGTAATGTTTGCGGTCGGAGACAGCATTTCCTGCATTCCCGGACCACCACGCGGGCCTTCGTAGCGAATCACAACGACATCACCCTTTGTGATCTTGCCACCAAGGATAGCGTCATTTGCGTCGGTCTCGCTTTCAAACACGCGAGCAGTACCGGTCCGCTGCATCATCTCAGGCGCAACAGCAGACTGTTTCACCACTGCCCCGTCAGGAGCAATGTTTCCGCGCAGAATAGCAATGCCGCCCTGTTCAGCGTATGGAGCACTCTCCGGGTGGATGACGCTCTCATCAAGCACCCGCGCGTTCAGCGCATCAAGATTTTCACCCAGCGTCTTTCCGGTCACGGTCAAAACATCAAGGTTCAGCAAATCACGTTTTTTCAGCTCACTCAGCACCGCTGCAATGCCACCAGCCCTATGCAGATCCTGAATATGGTCTGCGCCAGCAGGTGAGAGGCGGCACAGGTTAGGCGTCTTGCGGCTCACCCGATCAAAAATATCCAGATCAAGGTTCAGCCCCGCCTCACGGAATACCGCAGGCAGGTGCAGCACAGTGTTTGACGAGCAGCCCAGAGCCATGTCGGAAGCCACTGCGTTTTCCACCGCAGCCTCTGTCACAATGTCTCTTGGGCAAATATTTTTCTCCAGCAAATCCATCACACGCATGCCTGCCTGCTTTGCAAGCCGCATTCGTGCGCCAGAAACAGCCGGAATCGTTCCGTTCCCCGGAAGTGCAAGGCCAATGGCCTCAGACAGGCAGTTCATGGAATTCGCCGTGAACATGCCCGCGCACGAGCCACAGCCCGGGCACGCCGTCTCTTCCAGGTGCAGCAGCTCTTCTTCCGAAATCTCGCCGCGAAGTCGTTTGCCCACGCCCTCAAAGACCGTAATCAGGTCCGTCGAGTCCGGGCCAGCCATCATCGGGCCACCAGAAACAACTATCGCCGGAATATTCAACCGAAGTGCCGCCATCAGCATGGCCGGAACCGTCTTATCGCAGTTCGGGATCAGTACCAGTGCATCAAACGGATGCGCTCGCGCCATGATTTCCACTGAATCAGCAATAAGCTCACGCGACGGCAATGAAAAACGCATCCCCTCATGATTCATCGCCAGCCCGTCGCACACCGCAATTGTGTTGAACTCCAGCGGCGTACCCCCCGCCATCCGGACTCCTGCCTTCACCGCCTCAGCAACTTTGTCGAGGTGGATGTGACCCGGAACAATCTCGTTCGCGGTATTTGCAATGCCAATCAGTGGCCGATTCATCTCTTCGCGAGTTAAACCTATCGCCGACAAAAGCGACCGGTGTGGAGCCTTCCCAAGGCCCCCTGTCATAGACTTACTACGCATAGCGTTCCCTACTCCTATCAAGTTGTATGTTGCGAATTTCTACCCTAGCCCCCTCCCCCCTTCGTCTTCAAGTGGTTTTATTGGGGTGCTGTCCAAACCCTGCAAGGGGCGCGAGGGTGGGCGGGGACTCTGTCCCCGCACCTCTGCAAGGGGCGCCGCCCCTTGACCCCGCCCAAGGACGAGGCCCTTGGAAATCCCGCTTTCGCCCAAAATTAAAGGGCCGGATGTGTGAAAGCCGTTGGCTTTCCCTTACATCCGGCCCTTTAATTTTGGCCTAGTGGGCGTTTCCCTAACGCGTGTTCTTTTGCCTTTTCCAAACCGCACTTATTTTCTTTCTGAACGCAAGCGTTCAGAAAGAAAATGGTGGCAACGCACGGGAAAGAGAAAGAAGCCGCTTTAGGCAGCCCCAACAAGTTTAAAAACCGTCCAAGCGAAGCTTGAACGGCTTTTAAACTCGATGAGGATACGTAAGGGAATCATTCCCTTACGCGGGGGTTTGGGGGCTGGCCCCCATCTTCCCCCACCCACCCATCCAGCACTAACGTGCTGGGGCAGGCCCCCAGTTTTCTCCCACCCACCAAAAGCAGAGCCCTTTCAACTACTCGGCAATGAACTTCATCGTACCGAGAGGGCGAAAGGTCGTTGCTTGGCGGAGGGTGAGGCGAATGGGGGATCCTTTGGTCAGGGAGAAAGCGCCTTCCCACGGGATGAGCGAGTCATCGAGGGTAAAGATAAGCTTGTTGGTGTCGCCGTTGCTCCAGACGCTTGAGACGCGATACTGCCCGGCGCGGAGGGAGGAGGTCTCCCCTGCTTCCCACTGAATAAGCGGACTCACAGAAGAGGCGGAACCGACAGAGGCGAGCTGAAGGGCTTTCACTTCGCGGGGGTGAATGCGAACGAGACAGGAGCGGCGAATAAATCCGGGGGTCTCGCGAACGAGGCGAGCCTCACAAAGCCCGTTAGCCTTGTCGACATACCGGGGGAGGAAAGCCTTGGAGTCGAGAACGATCTCATAC
This region includes:
- the hisS gene encoding histidine--tRNA ligase, whose protein sequence is MSKIQKIKGVADLFPPESNKFNFMERTAREVFSRYGFKNVRIPIMEKTELFARSIGEETDVVQKEMYTFPDRKGRSLTLRPEATAGLMRAYIENKLYAAESVSKLFTFGPMFRYERPQKGRMRQFHQLDVEVIGAKDAQTDAELLLMLYSFLRELGLKKLAFEINSLGCRECRPKHRQALKEFFESINKDELCEDCRRRVDSNPLRVLDCKQERCRELTKDAPKITDYLCEDCHNSFEEIKRILTEMNVEFVHNPRLVRGLDYYVGLTFEVTSSDIGAQTAVAGGGRYDGLIKQLGGPDLPAIGFALGMERLALLLQDLDNDGIDFYVAVLDEKGSTPALMLAQELRAAGLCGEAGYTKGSMKSRLRAANKAKASWCLMLGTDELEAGEVTVKNLESGEQERMKSSAVCEYLIANR
- a CDS encoding class I SAM-dependent methyltransferase, encoding MSARLSRVQMERLERWFSGQPGAFAFSQQRRLVGRLSMIWSRREGRLLDIGCRNGHFLEAFWESGFDVDGVDAEPELLARARTCIGERADCNVGSPEHLGFADGEYEYTTVLQVLDLCENPEAVIKEALRVAKLGVIIGFWNKWSLTQTLRRCRGAEAEYLSDIQWHNPLEMTRMVEKLANRKISRKASVLPGPACTWRRDRPLGRVNRRVYPFPLGAYCAIRVDFLDDKLVTPLMSFSTSPCGGSV
- the ilvD gene encoding dihydroxy-acid dehydratase encodes the protein MRSKSMTGGLGKAPHRSLLSAIGLTREEMNRPLIGIANTANEIVPGHIHLDKVAEAVKAGVRMAGGTPLEFNTIAVCDGLAMNHEGMRFSLPSRELIADSVEIMARAHPFDALVLIPNCDKTVPAMLMAALRLNIPAIVVSGGPMMAGPDSTDLITVFEGVGKRLRGEISEEELLHLEETACPGCGSCAGMFTANSMNCLSEAIGLALPGNGTIPAVSGARMRLAKQAGMRVMDLLEKNICPRDIVTEAAVENAVASDMALGCSSNTVLHLPAVFREAGLNLDLDIFDRVSRKTPNLCRLSPAGADHIQDLHRAGGIAAVLSELKKRDLLNLDVLTVTGKTLGENLDALNARVLDESVIHPESAPYAEQGGIAILRGNIAPDGAVVKQSAVAPEMMQRTGTARVFESETDANDAILGGKITKGDVVVIRYEGPRGGPGMQEMLSPTANITGMGLGADVALITDGRFSGGTRGAAIGHVSPEAADGGPIALVRDGDKIRLDIPARELELLVDEDELSRRRAELKPFEKRSDSPVLRRYSRQVSSAASGAVYEDK